The following coding sequences lie in one Amycolatopsis cihanbeyliensis genomic window:
- a CDS encoding nitrate- and nitrite sensing domain-containing protein, with amino-acid sequence MPRTEAAEVGGTPATEQDDRAHETEPGGSRWKLRNWRLRSKLAAVLIVPMVTAVILGGLRTADELNRAEEFGQTVDQVDVAARLTAVVHALQAERTLAVDRVASGSLERAALDSQIARVDAAVRDLRSAADELDTDDPAANARYARGLQRLDALSALRNAISNTNYPDMAAFVAYNSILDALVQLGREVNAAVTERELLRQGTLVQSLSEAKEATAKENAALHIAAGRNQFPADLLERTFAAQAGARAGIDDFLANASPAQQQLYSDTVSGTEVDNRERIKLAAFVRDAEGEQLNINNEALTNDGAATRDKMREVESELLGQLRGRAETLAANATESAWVFSGIVLAALIAALALMLIIARSLLSPLRTLRTNALEVAYVRLPETVRRILADPNPMEASRGAVDPVPVQTREEIGEVARSFDVVHERAIRMAAEQALLRENVNRIFVNLSRRSQRLVERQLGVIDRLEAEEQDPDQLASLFELDHLATRLRRNGESLLVLSGAGLAKSVTRSVPSADVIGAAVSEIEQYARVEVGTVPEVAVQGRTIHDLVHLLAELLDNATYFSEPETKVSVRAVVTRRKALAVQITDRGVGMSEDQISEANERLADPPDLDVSVTRRMGLYVVARLAQRHGIEVRLRENEDIEGGVIARIVVPAELLSATPSTESFGPEQLRAPAPERPEESSSPSLPSIPPVRSVSSLPTEPPAPQASPDPGGPPSSPPATLPPVPEPDPEEQTQVVEQAGLKPLDQPISLDDLVGGGASKAAGPFLSSAPDDAPAPPPLPPPRRPREPAEYEERPSGAHRREDAREEATDLSAEDTSYMLSLPADEPRYVPVAPEWPKDEVDGDGSALDDDVPTKRLPIYQSVLSRWFSEEGEEPVEQDDYADAEPEQEQQRADAAEEPEGAAVASEWTSVSDNGWQAAQSLLESKNEEVTPAGLPKRVPNAYLVPGSVSPSESNAFTDTTSAQPGEGAIARSAAAARNRMVSFQRGYQSGRHALREDDDVTDSTYRPDAVGVNGRGGVQGTGDRSAEHGAKE; translated from the coding sequence GTGCCGAGGACAGAAGCCGCGGAGGTAGGCGGGACTCCCGCGACCGAGCAGGACGACCGTGCGCATGAAACGGAGCCGGGTGGCTCCCGATGGAAGCTGCGTAACTGGCGACTACGTTCCAAGCTCGCCGCGGTGCTGATCGTGCCGATGGTCACCGCGGTGATCCTCGGTGGCCTGCGCACGGCGGACGAGCTGAACCGGGCGGAGGAGTTCGGCCAGACCGTCGACCAGGTCGACGTCGCCGCAAGGCTGACCGCGGTGGTGCACGCCCTGCAGGCGGAGCGCACCCTCGCCGTGGACCGGGTCGCGAGCGGCTCCCTCGAGCGCGCCGCGCTGGACTCGCAGATCGCCAGGGTCGACGCGGCCGTGCGCGACCTGCGGTCGGCGGCCGACGAGCTGGACACCGACGACCCGGCGGCCAACGCGCGATACGCGCGGGGCCTGCAACGACTGGACGCGCTTTCGGCGCTGCGCAACGCCATCAGCAACACCAACTACCCGGACATGGCCGCCTTCGTGGCGTACAACTCGATCCTGGACGCGCTGGTCCAGCTCGGCCGGGAGGTGAACGCCGCGGTCACCGAGCGGGAGCTGCTCCGGCAGGGCACCCTGGTCCAGTCGCTCAGCGAGGCCAAGGAGGCCACCGCGAAGGAGAACGCCGCGCTGCACATCGCGGCCGGGCGTAACCAGTTCCCCGCGGACCTGCTGGAACGGACCTTCGCCGCGCAGGCGGGCGCGCGGGCCGGGATCGACGACTTCCTGGCCAACGCCAGCCCGGCGCAGCAGCAGCTGTACTCGGACACGGTCAGCGGTACCGAGGTGGACAACCGCGAGCGGATCAAGCTGGCCGCCTTCGTCCGCGACGCGGAGGGCGAACAGCTCAACATCAACAACGAGGCCCTCACCAACGACGGCGCCGCCACCAGGGACAAGATGCGCGAGGTCGAGTCCGAGCTGCTCGGCCAGCTGCGTGGCCGGGCCGAGACCCTCGCCGCGAACGCGACCGAGTCGGCCTGGGTCTTCTCCGGCATCGTGCTGGCGGCGCTGATCGCGGCGCTCGCGCTGATGCTGATCATCGCGCGTTCGCTGCTCAGCCCGCTGCGGACGCTGCGGACCAACGCGCTGGAGGTCGCCTACGTCCGGCTGCCGGAGACGGTGCGCCGGATCCTCGCCGACCCGAACCCGATGGAGGCGTCCCGGGGCGCGGTGGACCCGGTCCCGGTGCAGACCCGCGAGGAGATCGGCGAGGTCGCCCGCTCCTTCGACGTGGTGCACGAGCGAGCCATCCGGATGGCCGCCGAGCAGGCCCTGCTGCGGGAGAACGTGAACCGCATCTTCGTCAACCTTTCCCGGCGCAGCCAGCGGCTGGTGGAACGGCAGCTCGGTGTGATCGACCGGCTGGAGGCCGAGGAACAGGACCCGGACCAGCTGGCCAGCCTGTTCGAGCTGGACCACCTTGCCACCCGGTTGCGGCGCAACGGCGAGAGCCTGCTGGTGCTTTCCGGTGCCGGCCTCGCCAAGTCGGTCACCAGGTCGGTCCCGTCCGCGGACGTGATCGGCGCCGCGGTGTCGGAGATCGAGCAGTACGCGCGGGTCGAGGTCGGCACCGTGCCGGAGGTCGCCGTCCAGGGCCGCACCATTCACGACCTGGTGCACCTGCTGGCCGAGTTGCTGGACAACGCGACCTACTTCTCCGAGCCGGAGACCAAGGTCAGCGTGCGCGCCGTGGTGACGAGGCGTAAGGCGCTCGCCGTCCAGATCACCGACCGGGGCGTCGGGATGAGCGAGGACCAGATCTCCGAGGCCAACGAGCGCCTCGCCGACCCCCCGGACCTGGACGTGTCGGTGACCAGGCGGATGGGCCTCTACGTGGTCGCCCGGCTGGCCCAGCGGCACGGCATCGAGGTGCGGCTGCGGGAGAACGAGGACATCGAGGGCGGGGTGATCGCCCGGATCGTGGTGCCGGCCGAACTGCTCAGCGCCACGCCTTCCACCGAGTCCTTCGGCCCCGAGCAGCTACGCGCGCCGGCGCCGGAGCGGCCCGAGGAGTCCTCCTCGCCGTCACTGCCCTCGATCCCCCCGGTGCGGTCGGTGTCCTCCCTGCCCACCGAGCCGCCCGCACCGCAGGCGTCGCCGGACCCGGGCGGGCCGCCCTCCTCCCCGCCCGCGACCCTGCCGCCGGTCCCCGAACCGGATCCGGAGGAACAGACCCAGGTCGTCGAGCAGGCCGGGCTGAAGCCGCTGGACCAGCCGATCAGCCTGGACGACCTGGTCGGCGGGGGCGCGTCCAAGGCGGCGGGCCCGTTCCTGAGCTCGGCGCCGGACGACGCGCCCGCTCCACCACCGCTGCCGCCGCCGCGCAGGCCGAGGGAGCCGGCGGAGTACGAGGAGCGGCCGTCCGGTGCCCATCGCAGGGAGGACGCGAGGGAGGAAGCGACGGACTTGTCCGCGGAGGACACGTCGTACATGCTGTCGCTGCCCGCGGACGAACCCCGCTACGTCCCGGTGGCGCCGGAGTGGCCCAAGGACGAGGTGGACGGGGACGGCAGCGCGCTGGACGACGACGTCCCGACCAAACGGTTGCCGATCTACCAGTCGGTGCTGTCGCGCTGGTTCAGCGAGGAGGGAGAGGAACCGGTCGAGCAGGACGATTACGCCGATGCCGAACCCGAGCAGGAGCAGCAGCGGGCCGACGCGGCGGAGGAACCGGAGGGAGCGGCCGTGGCGTCGGAGTGGACCAGCGTGTCCGACAACGGCTGGCAGGCGGCGCAGTCGCTGCTCGAGTCGAAGAACGAGGAGGTCACCCCGGCCGGGCTGCCCAAGCGGGTGCCCAACGCATACTTGGTGCCGGGCTCGGTGTCTCCCTCGGAGAGCAATGCCTTCACCGATACCACGTCGGCACAGCCGGGTGAGGGCGCTATCGCCAGGTCCGCGGCGGCGGCACGGAACCGGATGGTGAGTTTCCAGCGTGGCTACCAGAGCGGCAGGCATGCGCTCCGAGAGGACGATGACGTGACCGACTCCACCTACCGGCCCGATGCCGTGGGTGTCAACGGGCGGGGCGGCGTCCAGGGCACGGGCGATCGATCTGCCGAACACGGGGCTAAGGAGTGA
- a CDS encoding ABC transporter substrate-binding protein, with protein sequence MLRNATRTVRSRSRRTRLGILATSLVMLASVSGCGLLGGESDDSSGGGDGPLEQSKLTVSIMPTIDLAPLHLAMKNGYFKEEGLEIETVSAKSGQASLAKLIGGEVDIAYSSYSPFFLAQSKGAANLKFVADASSAAPNSTLIMAMPDSKVQSVQDLEGKRVGITALGTIIEVLVKSTMQANGVDFNNVEWVEIPFPDTAAALQNDQVDAAFLTEPFITQAEKSVGAVPVADTAKGPTKDFPTAGYGSSADFADKNPETIAAFQRVMQKATNEALADRSKIEPLLVEHSKIDADTASLATLLTFQSALDPQRLQRVPDLLLEFGIIEQAVDASQMIAQPSAD encoded by the coding sequence TTGCTTCGAAACGCCACCAGGACCGTGCGGTCCCGCAGCCGCCGCACCAGACTGGGCATACTCGCGACCTCGCTCGTCATGCTGGCCTCGGTCAGTGGCTGCGGCCTACTCGGTGGTGAGTCCGACGATTCCTCCGGTGGTGGCGACGGCCCGCTGGAGCAGTCCAAGCTCACCGTCTCGATCATGCCGACCATCGACCTCGCGCCCCTGCACCTGGCGATGAAGAACGGCTACTTCAAGGAAGAAGGCCTCGAGATCGAGACGGTCAGCGCGAAGAGCGGGCAGGCCTCGCTGGCCAAGCTGATCGGCGGTGAGGTGGATATCGCCTACAGCAGCTACAGCCCGTTCTTCCTTGCGCAGTCGAAGGGAGCCGCGAACCTCAAGTTCGTGGCCGACGCCTCCTCCGCCGCGCCGAACAGCACGCTGATCATGGCCATGCCGGACTCCAAGGTCCAGTCGGTGCAGGACCTCGAGGGCAAGCGGGTTGGCATCACCGCGCTGGGCACCATCATCGAGGTGCTGGTGAAGTCGACCATGCAGGCCAACGGCGTGGACTTCAACAACGTGGAGTGGGTGGAGATCCCCTTCCCGGACACCGCGGCCGCGCTGCAGAACGACCAGGTCGACGCGGCCTTCCTCACCGAGCCGTTCATCACCCAGGCGGAGAAGAGCGTCGGGGCGGTGCCGGTGGCGGACACCGCCAAGGGGCCGACCAAGGACTTCCCCACCGCGGGCTACGGCTCCTCGGCCGACTTCGCGGACAAGAACCCGGAGACCATCGCCGCGTTCCAGCGGGTGATGCAGAAGGCGACGAACGAGGCGCTGGCCGACCGGAGCAAGATCGAGCCGCTGCTGGTCGAGCACAGCAAGATCGACGCGGACACAGCCTCGCTGGCCACCCTGCTGACCTTCCAGTCCGCGCTGGACCCGCAGCGGCTGCAGCGCGTGCCCGACCTGCTGCTGGAGTTCGGGATCATCGAGCAGGCCGTGGACGCTTCGCAGATGATCGCCCAGCCGTCGGCGGACTGA
- a CDS encoding ABC transporter permease has translation MRPFYRNLAGLIGFFAIWEAVVRAGLVREVFLPPPTVVLTSLVELIGRESFLRDIIASLLAWAIAMFVAIAVAVPAGLLLGSIPGLRVATRAIVEFLRPIPSVALIPLVILVIGGGPEAKITLAVYASLWPILYNTIYAFDEIDPLLIDTARSCGTSRVRILRTVALPHAAPFIFTGIRMSGAIALILVVSTEFIAGAHRGIGNFILEASGGAGRMDLVLAGTVVAGLAGYLINEGLERVGRRLFRWNTAETEAT, from the coding sequence GTGCGACCGTTCTACCGAAATCTGGCCGGCCTGATCGGCTTCTTCGCGATCTGGGAAGCAGTCGTTCGGGCCGGCCTGGTGCGGGAGGTCTTCCTGCCGCCACCGACCGTCGTGTTGACCAGCCTGGTGGAGTTGATCGGCCGGGAGTCCTTCCTGCGCGACATCATCGCCAGCCTGCTCGCCTGGGCGATCGCCATGTTCGTCGCGATCGCCGTCGCCGTCCCGGCCGGGTTGCTGCTCGGCAGCATCCCCGGGCTGCGGGTCGCCACCAGGGCGATCGTGGAGTTCCTGCGCCCGATCCCCTCGGTGGCGCTGATCCCGCTGGTGATCCTGGTGATCGGCGGCGGGCCGGAGGCCAAGATCACGCTGGCCGTGTACGCCTCGCTGTGGCCGATCCTCTACAACACCATCTACGCCTTCGACGAGATCGACCCGTTGCTCATCGACACCGCGCGCTCCTGCGGCACCAGCAGGGTGCGGATCCTGCGCACGGTGGCGCTGCCGCACGCGGCGCCGTTCATCTTCACCGGGATCAGGATGTCCGGCGCGATCGCGCTCATCCTGGTGGTGAGCACCGAGTTCATCGCCGGGGCGCATCGCGGGATCGGCAACTTCATCCTGGAGGCAAGCGGTGGCGCGGGCCGGATGGACCTCGTGCTGGCCGGGACCGTGGTGGCCGGGCTGGCGGGCTACCTGATCAACGAGGGCCTCGAACGCGTCGGCAGGCGGCTCTTCCGCTGGAACACGGCCGAAACGGAGGCGACGTGA
- a CDS encoding ABC transporter permease: MRYVLGFLRRWSLFIGAAVLWELATRAAGSTFFPPPTSILASAAELWFSGPAAQLFLGDHVFEDILPSLSRVLGGWAIAVVLGVGLGTALGRSRTGMDYVGPLFGFIRAIPPPTLIPVFLLLFGLGTGMQLITIVFGALWPILLNTVDGVRSVDRTKQETARSFGTPRHYWIGGVVLPAALPKIFAGLRLSLSIALILMVISEMVGPPHGIGAQLIAAKQHFEFPAMWSWIVLLGALGYGLNALLLVVERQVLSWQPSRGAEQTQTRGG; encoded by the coding sequence GTGAGGTACGTTCTCGGCTTCCTGCGCCGCTGGTCGCTCTTCATCGGTGCGGCGGTGCTGTGGGAGCTGGCCACCCGGGCCGCGGGCAGCACGTTCTTCCCCCCGCCGACCAGCATCCTGGCCAGCGCGGCCGAGCTGTGGTTCTCCGGTCCGGCAGCCCAGTTGTTCCTCGGCGACCACGTCTTCGAGGACATCCTGCCCAGCCTGAGCCGGGTGCTCGGCGGCTGGGCGATCGCGGTGGTGCTCGGGGTGGGGCTGGGCACCGCGCTCGGCCGCTCGCGCACCGGGATGGACTACGTGGGCCCCCTGTTCGGTTTCATCAGGGCGATCCCGCCGCCGACCCTGATCCCGGTGTTCCTCCTGCTGTTCGGGCTCGGCACCGGCATGCAGCTGATCACCATCGTCTTCGGCGCGTTGTGGCCGATCCTGCTGAACACCGTGGACGGGGTCCGCTCGGTGGACCGGACCAAGCAGGAGACCGCCCGCTCCTTCGGCACGCCCCGGCACTACTGGATCGGCGGGGTGGTGCTGCCCGCCGCGCTGCCGAAGATCTTCGCCGGGCTGCGGCTGAGCCTTTCCATCGCCTTGATCCTGATGGTCATCTCGGAGATGGTCGGACCACCGCACGGGATCGGCGCCCAGCTGATCGCCGCCAAGCAACACTTCGAGTTCCCGGCCATGTGGTCGTGGATCGTGCTGCTCGGCGCCCTCGGCTACGGGCTGAACGCACTACTGCTCGTGGTGGAGCGCCAGGTGCTCAGCTGGCAACCGAGCCGCGGCGCGGAACAAACCCAGACCAGGGGAGGATGA
- a CDS encoding ABC transporter ATP-binding protein, protein MPTMLEVQGLGHRYGAGENAHVAVDDLSFTVEAGQLACIVGPSGCGKSTLLRCVAGLLQPTGGEVKLHGDLVSGVPADLAVVFQDYSRSLFPWLSVRKNVEFPLRWMDLGRAERRDRAQEALEWVGLGEAGGKYPAQLSGGMQQRVSIARALARRPSLLLMDEPFASVDAQTRFELEDLLLQVRKQHGSTVLLVTHDIDESVYLGDRVLVLCKSPASIIADLPVDLPAERDQITTRASAGFVSMRSEVARLLHGGEPGARKASAAEVAAADLEETDTATELAGSAARDTEAELRK, encoded by the coding sequence ATGCCGACCATGCTGGAGGTGCAAGGCCTCGGCCACCGCTACGGCGCCGGCGAGAACGCGCACGTGGCCGTGGACGACCTCTCGTTCACCGTCGAGGCCGGGCAGTTGGCCTGCATCGTCGGGCCGTCCGGCTGCGGCAAGTCGACCCTGCTGCGCTGCGTGGCCGGGCTGCTCCAGCCCACCGGCGGCGAGGTGAAGCTGCACGGCGACCTGGTGTCCGGGGTGCCCGCGGATCTCGCGGTGGTGTTCCAGGACTACAGCCGCTCGCTGTTCCCGTGGCTTTCGGTGCGCAAGAACGTCGAGTTCCCGCTGCGCTGGATGGACCTCGGCCGCGCCGAGCGCAGGGATCGGGCCCAGGAGGCGCTGGAGTGGGTCGGTCTCGGCGAGGCGGGCGGGAAGTACCCGGCGCAGCTGTCCGGCGGGATGCAGCAGCGGGTGTCGATCGCGCGGGCGCTGGCCCGCCGTCCCTCCCTGCTGCTGATGGACGAGCCCTTCGCCTCGGTGGACGCGCAGACCCGGTTCGAGCTGGAGGACCTGCTGCTACAGGTGCGGAAACAGCACGGGAGCACCGTGCTGCTGGTCACCCACGACATCGACGAGAGCGTGTACCTCGGCGACCGGGTGCTGGTGCTGTGCAAGTCGCCCGCCTCGATCATCGCGGACCTGCCCGTGGACCTGCCAGCCGAGCGGGACCAGATCACCACCCGGGCCTCCGCCGGGTTCGTGTCCATGCGCAGCGAGGTGGCGCGGCTGCTGCACGGCGGCGAGCCCGGCGCGCGCAAGGCGAGCGCGGCCGAGGTCGCCGCGGCGGATCTCGAGGAGACCGACACCGCAACCGAGCTCGCCGGCTCCGCGGCCAGGGACACCGAGGCGGAGCTGCGCAAGTGA
- a CDS encoding acyl-CoA dehydrogenase family protein, translating into MTEDPQTADPVAIAGRLADTFAERAAEHDSGNTFPFRNYADLAEAGLLRLSVPTELGGLGAGLPEILPVLERLAMGDGATALAVTMHISPLGQWASVWRRTKSPRLEELLRMAAAGKLIWASVTGEMGLANNMTDARTTATRVPGGFTLSGRKSFATNTSVATHCSTTARYEEAEGGPRLLLCQIALDQPGVRVHDTWNTMGMRATRSDDLELTEVFVPDDRVVHSLPVGHLDARVLETVWAWAMPAFSAVYTGIAAGALDWAARQLVRRGRETDPVLQDLIGECQILVESSRALIHRHAGEVTGRELFEHGVQQGIARCALVKYTASNNATKVLQRLVDALGGAAYSKDLPFERMWRDVQAGTFMPMGNLAARKLIGASVLGVRTAPTVDFDTP; encoded by the coding sequence GTGACAGAGGATCCGCAAACGGCTGACCCGGTCGCGATCGCGGGCAGGCTCGCGGACACCTTCGCCGAGCGCGCCGCCGAGCACGACAGCGGCAACACCTTCCCGTTCCGCAACTACGCGGACCTTGCCGAGGCCGGCCTGCTACGGCTGTCGGTTCCCACCGAGCTGGGCGGCCTCGGCGCGGGGCTGCCCGAGATCCTGCCGGTGCTGGAGCGGCTGGCGATGGGCGACGGCGCCACCGCGCTCGCGGTGACCATGCACATCTCCCCGTTGGGGCAGTGGGCGAGCGTGTGGCGCCGCACGAAGAGCCCGCGCCTGGAGGAGCTGCTACGGATGGCGGCCGCGGGCAAGCTGATCTGGGCCTCGGTCACCGGGGAAATGGGCCTGGCCAACAACATGACCGACGCGCGCACCACGGCGACGCGGGTGCCGGGCGGCTTCACGCTGAGCGGAAGGAAGAGCTTCGCCACCAACACCTCCGTCGCCACGCACTGCTCGACCACCGCGCGGTACGAGGAGGCCGAGGGCGGGCCGCGGCTGTTGCTCTGCCAGATCGCGCTGGACCAGCCCGGGGTGCGGGTGCACGACACCTGGAACACCATGGGCATGCGAGCGACCCGCAGCGACGACCTCGAGCTGACCGAGGTCTTCGTCCCGGACGACCGGGTGGTGCACTCGCTGCCGGTCGGGCACCTGGACGCGCGCGTGCTGGAGACGGTGTGGGCGTGGGCGATGCCGGCGTTCTCCGCGGTGTACACCGGCATCGCAGCGGGGGCACTGGACTGGGCCGCGCGGCAGCTCGTCCGGCGTGGGCGGGAGACCGACCCGGTGCTGCAGGACCTCATCGGTGAGTGCCAGATCCTGGTGGAGAGCTCGCGCGCGCTGATCCACCGGCACGCGGGCGAGGTGACCGGCCGCGAGCTGTTCGAGCACGGGGTGCAGCAGGGCATCGCCCGGTGCGCCCTGGTGAAGTACACCGCGAGCAACAACGCGACGAAGGTGCTGCAGCGGCTGGTCGACGCCCTCGGCGGTGCGGCCTACAGCAAGGACCTGCCGTTCGAGCGGATGTGGCGGGACGTGCAGGCCGGCACGTTCATGCCGATGGGCAACCTCGCGGCGCGCAAGCTCATCGGCGCCAGCGTGCTCGGGGTGCGGACCGCCCCCACCGTCGACTTCGACACCCCCTAG
- a CDS encoding copper homeostasis protein CutC, with product MLEVIALGPEDAERAQKGGADRLELVTDMAVAGLTPSAAVVREVLGATDLPVRVMLRAEDSFRPVGLDGLRSRAADLAEAGAAEFVFGFLTPGGEPDLAACRALAESVPGCRWTFHRAVDHAADPRAAHAMLVEAECDTVLTAGHPEGVERGRTLLRELAARREGPRLLAGGGLRAEHIAPLRAAGVTAFHVGGAVRQGGWTESLDAEAVRRWAELVSSS from the coding sequence TTGCTCGAGGTGATCGCGCTCGGGCCGGAGGACGCCGAACGGGCCCAGAAGGGCGGCGCGGATCGGCTGGAGCTGGTCACCGACATGGCGGTGGCCGGGCTCACCCCGAGCGCCGCGGTGGTGCGGGAGGTGCTCGGCGCGACCGACCTTCCGGTCCGGGTGATGCTGCGGGCGGAGGACTCGTTCCGGCCCGTGGGGCTGGACGGGTTGCGCTCGCGCGCCGCCGACCTGGCCGAGGCCGGCGCCGCCGAGTTCGTGTTCGGTTTCCTCACCCCAGGCGGTGAGCCCGACCTGGCCGCCTGCCGAGCGCTCGCGGAGAGCGTCCCCGGCTGCCGGTGGACCTTCCACCGCGCGGTGGACCATGCCGCCGATCCCCGTGCCGCACACGCCATGCTGGTCGAGGCGGAATGCGACACCGTGCTCACCGCGGGCCATCCGGAGGGCGTCGAGCGCGGCCGGACGCTGTTGCGGGAGCTGGCCGCGCGGCGGGAGGGGCCGCGGCTGCTGGCCGGGGGCGGCCTGCGCGCCGAGCACATCGCCCCGCTGCGCGCCGCCGGAGTCACCGCATTCCACGTGGGCGGCGCCGTCCGGCAGGGTGGCTGGACCGAATCGCTCGACGCGGAGGCGGTGCGCCGCTGGGCGGAGCTGGTCAGCAGTTCCTAG